The genome window TCTCGCTCGAATTCGCCGCCAAACATGCGACTGTAGCTCGCGAAAATATCGCACATGCCGGTCTATCCGAAATCGTAGAAATCCGCATTGGCCCAGCCGCGGAATCCCTCGCTCAGCTTCACGCAGAAGGAACTGCGCCATTCGATCTCATTTTCATCGACGCCGACAAACCGAATAATCACACCTACCTCGAATGGGCCTTGAAGTTCTCCCACAAAGGCACGATTATTCTCATCGACAACGTGATCCGCAACGGCGAAATCTCGAACGCACAAAGCACCGACCCCAACGTTACGGGAACACGTGCGATGTTCGAGATAATTGCCGCTAACCCGCGACTGCAAGCCACCACGCTGCAAACCGTAGGGAGCAAAGGCTACGACGGTTTCACCCTGGCCATCGTTTTGTAGGGCAAAATGGCGGGTGATCCATCGTCTTCATCCGCCACATTTCAGGGTGCACAAATCCTGCCTGAGCCTGTCCGCATTCGATGACTGCCCCAGCTCGGCTTCGACTGCGGCATGCTCGCTCACCCATATTGGCACCGCTTTTGCCAGCACTCTTCTACCCTCTATAGTCAATCTCAACACCTTGCTGCGACGGTCACCCTCCTCCGCCTCAAGAGTTAGCAGATCGCGCCCGTATAGCACGCGTGCCGCGGCAGTGAGTGTCGTCCGGTCCATCCCCAGCAGTTCTGCGACGGAGCTGACCGTTGCCCGCGGCACTCCCGGCAAGTTGGGCCGATTCAGGCTCATCAGCAGCGAGAATTGCCCATTGGTCAACCCAACCGGCCTCAAAGCCATATCGAACCGCCGGGCCAATATCCGCGCAGCTCTTTGCACGTGCAGGCATAAACAGGTGTCGCGCACCAGCAACGTCGTGGAAAACGGAATCTCGATAGCCTGACCTTCCCTGGCTTGCACAGCAAATTCATTTGACATGTCTAGGATTATGTTGATATCAACTTACCCAGTCAAATCGACGCTCTGAAATCGGCGCGTCCTGAAAGATAGGAGATTTCCGCAATGTCTAATCCACAGGGAAAATTCGGCTGGTATGAGTTGATGACGACAGACACCGATGCCGCCGGCGCCTTTTACAGCAACGTAGTTGGCTGGACCACGCAGGCAGTCGGCGGCCCCGACATGCCTTACACCACCTTCAACATCGGCGGCACCGGGGTGGCCGGGATGATGAAGCTTCCCGAAATGGCAGGCTCCAAACCATCCTGGATCGGCTACATCCATGTTGACGACGTCGATGCCTATGTCGATAAAGTCACAGCAGCAGGCGGCAAACTCCATAAAGCTCCATTCGATGTTCCTGGCATGCTTCGCCTTGCCGTCTTCGCGGATCCGCAGGGAGCTGCGTTCATTCTCTTCACGTCCAACCCTGCTATGCCGACGCCGCCCAATCGCCCAGCCGCTGGCTCTCCTGGCACAATAAGCTGGCACGAGCTGATGGCAACCAACGGCGCTGCCGCATTCGACTTCTACACCAAGCTCTTCGGATGGGCAGAGGCAGGTTCAATCGACATGGGGCCGATGGGCGCCTATCAAATGTTCCTCCAGGACGGAAAACCCTCGGGGGGCATAATGACAAAACCGGCCGAGGTCCCGGCTCCATTCTGGACATTCTATTTCCAGGTTGACAACATCAATGCAGCCATCGAACGCCTGAAAGCTGGCGGTGGAAGCGTCATCAATGGACCACATCAGGTTCCGGGCGATGACTGGATCGTACAAGCCCTCGACCCGCAGGGCGGCATGTTCGCGCTTGTCAGCAAAACCGCCTGACCGTCCGACGACTATTCAACGACTTGCAGGCAATCCACCGAAACTCCGGGGCGTGGCACTAAACTACATGCCCCGGTTCACTCCTCTCTTTCCTTCCAACGCTCAGTGTGTTTGGATGGAAAGCATGCACCCATTTCGCCTGCCATGCAGCACGGG of Acidicapsa ligni contains these proteins:
- a CDS encoding MarR family winged helix-turn-helix transcriptional regulator, producing MSNEFAVQAREGQAIEIPFSTTLLVRDTCLCLHVQRAARILARRFDMALRPVGLTNGQFSLLMSLNRPNLPGVPRATVSSVAELLGMDRTTLTAAARVLYGRDLLTLEAEEGDRRSKVLRLTIEGRRVLAKAVPIWVSEHAAVEAELGQSSNADRLRQDLCTLKCGG
- a CDS encoding O-methyltransferase, which produces MSRTKWAEVDSYLTDKLISPDPVLKATLAANATAGLPSIDVSPTQGKFLHMLATIQGAKRILEIGTLGGYSTTWLARALPPEGRLISLEFAAKHATVARENIAHAGLSEIVEIRIGPAAESLAQLHAEGTAPFDLIFIDADKPNNHTYLEWALKFSHKGTIILIDNVIRNGEISNAQSTDPNVTGTRAMFEIIAANPRLQATTLQTVGSKGYDGFTLAIVL
- a CDS encoding VOC family protein; its protein translation is MSNPQGKFGWYELMTTDTDAAGAFYSNVVGWTTQAVGGPDMPYTTFNIGGTGVAGMMKLPEMAGSKPSWIGYIHVDDVDAYVDKVTAAGGKLHKAPFDVPGMLRLAVFADPQGAAFILFTSNPAMPTPPNRPAAGSPGTISWHELMATNGAAAFDFYTKLFGWAEAGSIDMGPMGAYQMFLQDGKPSGGIMTKPAEVPAPFWTFYFQVDNINAAIERLKAGGGSVINGPHQVPGDDWIVQALDPQGGMFALVSKTA